The nucleotide sequence ATCAAATGGCCGTAATTTACGTTGACAAGGACATGGAGGCACAACTACgcttttatttatgcaaatctcCCAGCACAGGAtgcgtgtgcatgtgtgtgtgtgcatgtgtgtgtgtaggtggACAGTTGAGGGAGCTGATGGCCAAAAATGTTCCATATTAGAATTATGCAAATAAGGCAGAGTCCACGTCGATGCAGGATTCAGATTGTGCTGAGAAAAAAAGGGGAAGGAAGATGACTGTGTTTAGGTATGCCTAAATGTCCTTGGGCCCATATCCGATCGGAGTTTGTCGAGCGTCGAACAATGGCAGGCAATTTGAGGGACAAGTTTAAGCTGTTTGAAATGTTTAATTTGAaccaatttcatttcaagtttGCAACGAAAACTTTTGTTCGTCTGcccaaaaacacacagacCTTTGGAAATTCGCTTGCACATGCTGCAAATGGTAACAATGGCCACTTCTCAAGAAATTAAACAAGTTTTTCACACcgtaaatttttaattttaagctcAATTCTTTATACAAGTATCTTTTTTGCTAGCTCGATTGAAGGTCAGTTACTTTACTTTAGATAAGGAAAGTGTTTAAAAACGCTTCTATTACCTTAATGCCTTAAATACCAACATATAAGCTAAAGACAACCTCTTTAGAAACCAATATATCCAGTTGAGAATATCCTCTTTTTAACTCAAATATCCCAAATTAGTTACTGCTACTTCGAACTACTCGGTGACTGTAATGTGACACATTAAGCGGCACGAATTGAATTTTCCCCGAAACCGTTAGCCGGAAAAGCCAGCCTGGAATGCCTTTGATCAACGACTCATCAGCtggtataaaaaaaaaatgaaaataaaaaataataatgtcagGACAAGCCGCCGCCGCATACGGAATACTTTAAAAGGAATTCCGAAGGTTCTTCCTTCGCTCGGagatatttatgtataaattttttcctttcttttttcgGAGGCGATGGGAAGGTGAAGGACACGGCATCGCATGTCCTTGCGTTTAGTGGCTCTATGTGTGTAATATAGAGCAGATATCCGTTGCTACTCTTCCCCCGTAAATCAACGGAACTGGGGAAATCACTTAGGACCATGACGCTGCCCTGATAAGTTGGCGGTTTCAAAATTAATGGAGACGTTCGCCTTGCTCACGGTTTTTTTGCCCCCAGAAGGCTATTAAATGGGTGTGCGCGGCTTCTAGATTTTACTGCAATGCTTAGATTGCATTTTTTAGCGCCAGATTTTTGATAATTCATGGCCTGAATTCTCCTATCCATTCTTCGAATTTAAGAGCTCTAtgtcttaaatttcaattgattgaACATGATTTGTGATAACCGGCAGAGTGCCAtaaaaaatacactttaataAACACAGCCGACGACCCCAAAGTAAAAGCTTTCCAGCAAGCTTTTCCAATGCTACGGTTCTTAGCTGATTTTCCTACTCTATGAAGCTTTCAAAGCTTTTACCTGTTACTCAGCAGCTTATTAACATGTGCTGTTAActatgttttaaaaaaattcaaatcttAAACGTTATAAAACTTACGCTATTGAAAACCTGGACACGTTTTTCTTGGGAAAACTCACCTGCAATGAAAGAAACAAgaattttattattcaaaaGTTGACAAGTCGGTTGGGAAAAAATCAATACAGTAAAACGCACGCTGAAGTGCACTTAAGAAAGGTattcacactcacacaatttcactgagagaaaataagtggaaataatattttatttcaaatttaaatgtgCACTCTATTTACCATGGCGTGCCATAGATGTGTTCCATAAgattttcttctcttttaaGAGAGCATTTCAAtgttaaaacatttttttcccAGTTTATATACACATGATGAGACATATTTCTGAATCTTTTTGTTGCCGTTCAGTAGTCATCAAGTGGCCCCCCAGGCGACGAATGGCGAACAAGCTGAGACGATGAAAAGGGGCTCAGCAGACCACTTAACCTTGATGATCGGCACACTCCAGCTAAGCCCCACCCACAATCCAGCTCCCAAGTGCCACCCTTTCGTTCCCCCAATTCTTGTTCACTCGTTTATTTCGCCTCAGTTACAATTCAAGTCATCAAGATTAATGCGACCCTGTCGCTGGCACGTTGTCAACGAGATAAATCACAACAAATTTgcccacatggcgtatgcgcaacatTTTACTTAATTAAGTCTCGGGCTGTCGAAGATAGTTAGTCCACAGGCGAAAGACCAGAAAGTAGATCAGCTCGAAGCCACTGATGAAGGAGCAGCCAATGCAAATGCCCAGAACGCCGCCAACGTTTGCTTttggttaaataaatatgcatgtaATTTCGGcatgtgtatttgtgttaaaCGTTAAACAAACTTACACAGCATTTGATACCAATGATAGAGTATATTTGTTTTGTACCGCTGTCGGTGTGgcgttttaaatttaaaattcaactcACTTCTCCAAGGATGCAAATGCCCAAGGATTTGTTTATTCAATCTGTAAAACAGTTGATTGCAGAGCGGCAAACATTGCGGACATTGAGCTGGTGACCAGTTTCCTGGATTATTTTAATAAGAATTGATTACCTTTGAGGAATTATAAGAAATTCGAAACTCACTTTCTACCAACTGCAGACATCTTATATTCTCCAAAGTGCAATACCCAAACTTTTGCGTTCTAAACTCGAATGGATACGGCACACACTGGCAATTAATTAGCGTGGCTTTTATTCTACACTCATGAAGGCACTTTTCCCTACTTTCACCCTCTTGAGAAAAATAACAAGCTCGCTTTTCTACGGCATACTCGTTTAATTGAGAATTTCCCTGAAGTTCCATAACTTCTATTTCCACAGCTGCCATTTCGCCAGGGTTGATACTAACTCTACCCTGCCAACTTGGAACATGTAAACTAAAGCCAGGAAGATTTCCATTTAAAGGATATTCATCAATTTGTGAAGAATCCATAAAAAGGGTGAGTTCTCCAGTGAGATTACTATTCCTTAAGACACAACAATTTCCATCATTATATGcttttaaagtaaataacttCAAGCAATTGGCAGGAATATTATTCAACTTACACTTGAGTATTAAAGATTCACACGCTGGTGTTAGGGCAagtaaaaaagaagaaatattCTTTATATCAAGTAAAGAATTTAAATCATCAACATTCTCTGCTTTTACAGACAAAGCATCAAAATATCCAGAAAGCAatgataatttatttagcCAGTAATCCAGCGATTTGTTTTGAGAACTAACTAAATCATGAGCAGAAGCTAACATATTCCTGTAGCTAAACTTATAACCActacatatttttagctcgggaaaatgtatttcatcttccaaaacttttaattcCGAGAGATCTGCAATTGTTGAATAGCTGAGGAATTCCAGAACCATTGAGAACACTGCATAACTAGCGAAAAGTATGCCAAAGctaataaacaaaaaccagaATATTCTTTGAATTCTGCGTTTTCTAATAAAATACAGCAGGCCGAAGCCGTTGAGGCTtgtttttcgaaaatattcCACAACCGTTTTATTGAAAGCTGTCACAATGCGAGACATTTTGGCGGTACTAAATTGTCTTTCGATGTCTACAGGATATTTTATAGCTTTTCTGTGACTAATTATGATGTTGAGATAGTAGATTATATAGCGAAGATAGCTAATCGAATATCTTCagtcaaataaataacatcaaattatatttaattcaacaagtgggggcgtggctgagTAGCCATTAATGGTAGTGGAAACTGTCGAGTATCGCAAGTCGAACATGCAACGACTGTCAAGTATAATTTACTACAATGTGCTGCAAGATACACAAAGCAGACACACAGATACGTGCAAGAACAGatacacacccacacacaggGAATTCTAAATATCACGCTAATGTGAAGGGTTGCATATTAATGGGATTCAGTTGGGGAGTCCCAATTTCTAATGTAAACGATGATTGCCGAATTCTCTGTAAAGCCTTTGAGATGTTTATTTTAAGTGAATAGTAGGTAGCTTAGTCATCTGGTCAAAATTGCAGCATAGAAACGGATTGTATAAATTCTAAGACAAGCTTATAGCTTAAGAAATCTTCTTAAAGTCAAACGGTAAATATTCCAAAAACTTAACTGTATAATTCTATGTCAGCTTAAATCTGTGGCACTTGTTGGTTGCCATAACTATGAATAGAACTAATCAGAAAAGTGTATATGTTTTTGTTGCCCAAAAGCAAGAAATCTTCTCTTTCACACATGCATCCCTCTCTTTCACTTCTAGTACACCCCTCTCTTTCCAGCCACTATAAACCAACTGGGCAAACAAGTTGGAGAACTAAAACGCAATGcgaacaaacaacaacatctGTGGgataaaactaaataaaagtgaacaacaaattccaataagaaccacacacacacattctaATGCATTTCGACACACATACGTGAGGAATAGAGAAGAAGAAGCAATCATACAACCCACACACAATAATTTCCGGTTCAATTAAAcgcttgtttatttatttatttatacgtAGCTTCTACGGGTTTTCCTTCTAAGATCGGAGGAGTAGAAATGTGGAAGGTGGGAACGTTGTGTTTTCGATTTAATTTTGGGGGCATAGACttagaagaagaagaaaaagagcCAGACGAAATTTCACACATTTGTTTATGAATGAACTTGGCCCAGAgaaaaggcaaaacaaaaaatttggCACAAATGTCAAAAATCAAATGAGTTTTTTGTTGAAATGTTTTGGGAAAACTTCAATGAATAGCTTGCCCAcaataaattacaattaagATGATTTTAGCCAAGCGAAATAAAAGCAGTTCAGAGAAATAGCTACCATAATAAATagccaacaaaataataaagttgTTAATAACCGTGAACAAACCGTGCAAATTGTTAATGCTGTCAAGAAAGTGGCGAACGGATTAGCAAATTGGTTAAGAGCGAATGCCAGCAGCGAAATTTATGCAGCTGCGAAGGCACGAAAATTGCTAAAGGGAAAAAGGGGCAgggaaagtggaaaatggaaaagataGGAGTGGCATTGAAGGGGTAATTCAAGGGGCAGGAAGGCAAGGGCAACTAACCGCAAAATGATTGCATACT is from Drosophila melanogaster chromosome 3L and encodes:
- the ppk27 gene encoding pickpocket 27, whose product is MSRIVTAFNKTVVEYFRKTSLNGFGLLYFIRKRRIQRIFWFLFISFGILFASYAVFSMVLEFLSYSTIADLSELKVLEDEIHFPELKICSGYKFSYRNMLASAHDLVSSQNKSLDYWLNKLSLLSGYFDALSVKAENVDDLNSLLDIKNISSFLLALTPACESLILKCKLNNIPANCLKLFTLKAYNDGNCCVLRNSNLTGELTLFMDSSQIDEYPLNGNLPGFSLHVPSWQGRVSINPGEMAAVEIEVMELQGNSQLNEYAVEKRACYFSQEGESREKCLHECRIKATLINCQCVPYPFEFRTQKFGYCTLENIRCLQLVERNWSPAQCPQCLPLCNQLFYRLNKQILGHLHPWRSELNFKFKTPHRQRYKTNILYHWYQMLSNVGGVLGICIGCSFISGFELIYFLVFRLWTNYLRQPET